In one Balaenoptera ricei isolate mBalRic1 chromosome 20, mBalRic1.hap2, whole genome shotgun sequence genomic region, the following are encoded:
- the NKIRAS2 gene encoding NF-kappa-B inhibitor-interacting Ras-like protein 2 isoform X2, with the protein MIETQEDIYVGSIETDRGVREQVRFYDTRGLRDGAELPRHCFSCTDGYVLVYSTDSRESFQRVELLKKEIDKSKDKKEVTIVVLGNKCDLQEQRRVDPDVAQHWAKSEKVKLWEVSVADRRSLLEPFVYLASKMTQPQSKSAFPLSRKNKGSGSLDG; encoded by the exons ATGATTGAGACGCAGGAGGACATCTACGTGGGCTCCATTGAGACTGACCGGGGGGTGCGGGAGCAGGTGCGTTTCTACGACACCCGGGGGCTCCGAGATGGGGCTGAGTTGCCCCGGCACTGCTTCTCCTGCACTGATGGCTATGTCCTGGTCTACAGCACGGACAGCCGAGAGTCCTTTCAGCGCGTGGAGCTGCTCAAGAAGGAGATTGACAAATCCAAAGACAAGAAGGAG GTCACCATCGTGGTCCTCGGCAACAAGTGTGACCTGCAGGAGCAGCGGCGTGTAGACCCGGATGTGGCCCAGCACTGGGCCAAGTCGGAGAAGGTGAAGCTGTGGGAGGTGTCGGTGGCTGACCGCCGCTCACTGCTGGAGCCCTTCGTCTACCTGGCCAGCAAGATGACCCAGCCCCAGAGCAAGTCTGCCTTCCCTCTCAGCCGCAAGAACAAGGGCAGTGGCTCCTTGGATGGCTGA
- the NKIRAS2 gene encoding NF-kappa-B inhibitor-interacting Ras-like protein 2 isoform X1, which yields MGKSCKVVVCGQASVGKTSILEQLLYGNHIVGSEMIETQEDIYVGSIETDRGVREQVRFYDTRGLRDGAELPRHCFSCTDGYVLVYSTDSRESFQRVELLKKEIDKSKDKKEVTIVVLGNKCDLQEQRRVDPDVAQHWAKSEKVKLWEVSVADRRSLLEPFVYLASKMTQPQSKSAFPLSRKNKGSGSLDG from the exons ATGGGGAAGAGCTGCAAGGTGGTCGTGTGCGGCCAGGCTTCTGTGGGCAAAACTTCAATCCTGGAGCAGCTTCTGTATGGAAACCACATAGTGG GTTCTGAGATGATTGAGACGCAGGAGGACATCTACGTGGGCTCCATTGAGACTGACCGGGGGGTGCGGGAGCAGGTGCGTTTCTACGACACCCGGGGGCTCCGAGATGGGGCTGAGTTGCCCCGGCACTGCTTCTCCTGCACTGATGGCTATGTCCTGGTCTACAGCACGGACAGCCGAGAGTCCTTTCAGCGCGTGGAGCTGCTCAAGAAGGAGATTGACAAATCCAAAGACAAGAAGGAG GTCACCATCGTGGTCCTCGGCAACAAGTGTGACCTGCAGGAGCAGCGGCGTGTAGACCCGGATGTGGCCCAGCACTGGGCCAAGTCGGAGAAGGTGAAGCTGTGGGAGGTGTCGGTGGCTGACCGCCGCTCACTGCTGGAGCCCTTCGTCTACCTGGCCAGCAAGATGACCCAGCCCCAGAGCAAGTCTGCCTTCCCTCTCAGCCGCAAGAACAAGGGCAGTGGCTCCTTGGATGGCTGA